From the genome of Corallococcus macrosporus DSM 14697:
GGGGACCGCGAAGCTCATAGGGGTGGAACTCGAAGGCGCCACAGCCCGCGCACACCAGTAGCAATGTGACCCAGACGCGCACGGCGGCAAGCTAACGTCGACCTCACGATGCCGCCACGGGATGCGGCACCTGATTCCGGAGCACGCGACGAGGGAGAACAGCCATTCTCACACGACATATGAACGGGGCCCGGGATGTCACTGGAACCCTCCATGCACCTGGCATGACGGGGATGGAATGAGCGCACCCTTGTCGACATCGGAGCTGCTGCGATGGGTGGCCACGAAGGCGACCCGGAGCACTCGGGACGACTTCGACGCGCTGCTCGCGCGCACGGACTTCACGCAGGTCGCCGGGCAGCTCCTTCAGTCGGGCACCCCTCCGGAGAAGCGCACCGCGCTGCGAGGACTCCGGGAGCTGGAGACGCCGGAAGCCCGTGCGCTGGCCCGGCTCGCGCTTCGTGATGACGCGGCGGAGGTGCGAGCCATGGCTGCGGGGGCACTGACGCACTCGCGGGACGAGGCGGACTGGCAGGCCCTCCTGGTAGCCCTGGACGACGCCGACGCCTCCGTGCAGCACGCGGTCATGGACGCGCTCGCGCGGATGGACCCGGCGACCACGAGCGCGTTGCTCCTCGAGCGCTTCGGCCATGCGTCAACATCCGAGCAATTGCTCGCGCTCATCACCGCGCAACGGCTGCGGCTCCCCGATGCCGTGGCCCTGGCCCGTCAGGGCCTTGCCTCCCCTACCGCCACCACGCGAAGCGCGGCCATCTCGCTGCTCGCGCGGCAAACCGAAGAGGAGACGGACGGGCTCCTCCTCCAGGCGCTCACGGATGGCGCGGAGGACGTGCGCGTCGAAGCCCTCCGCGCGCTGAGCCGGCGCGTTCGGGTGCCCACCAGCGTCTTCGTTCCGCTGCTCTCCTCGGCCACGGCGCAGGTCCAGGAGCTGGCGCTCCAGGCGCTCGTCCTGAGACGAGACACCAGCGCGTGCGCCGACATCGCGCGCCTCCTGGAAGCACCGTCGCCGTCGCTCCGCAGGAGCGCCATCTTCGCCACCGGATACATCCGCTGCGCCGGTAGCACCCCCACCCTGCTGGAGCTGCTGGCCCGGACGCGAGCCGAGGACGAACGGGTAGACCTCATCACGGCGCTGAGCCACCTCGGGAGCCCCGAGGCCTGGGCGGCCCTCCGTGGGCAACTGCTGGACCCGGCCCCCCGCATCCGGCGTGCCGCCGTCTCCGCCTGGACCCTCGCCACCGCGCCGCGAGACGCGACGCGCCTGCTGCTGGAGCGCCTGCGTGAAGACCCGGACGCGGAGGTCCGGATGGCCATTGCCCTGGCCCTGGCCGAGAGCGGCCGGCGGGAAGGTGCCCGGGCCTTGCACCTGGCGCTCCAGGACGCGGCGCCCGAGGTCAGACGGATGGCGGTGCGCACGCTGGGCCGCGACACCAGAGCGGAGGCCCATCAAGCCCTGCGCGAGCATCAAGCCACCGAGCGCGACCCGGAGGTCTTGCGCGAGCTCGCCACGGCGCTCGACCCACGGCAGGCCTCGGGCAATCCCGGCGCGCCAGCCGAGCGGCCCCTCTTCGACCCGGCGGGCACGGGACAGTGCGTGGCCGAGTGGCTCGCGTCCCCCGCCCAACACCCCGCCACCGACCGCGTGTACTTCTACGAAGGCGGCCACCTGGAGCACCTGGACGCCCACGGCCAGCTCCACGCCCTCCACTACACCGTCACCGGAGACCAGCTCCACCTCCAGGCCGAGGACGCGCCCGAACGACGCACGGCCTTCACCGTGGCCCCCATGCCGCCCACCGCTGGAGACGGAGACGCCCCCCACCGCTTCCGCCTGGAGCTGGCCCGGGACGTGCTCACCGGCACGGACACACCCCGGGCGCTGTTCTGCGTCCAGGCCGAGCGCCCCGACACGGCCCCAGGGAACGGGGACTGACGCGCCGGGCGCACGCTACGCCGCGGCGGGCCGGGCGCCCTCCCAGTCCTCGACCTCGTAGAGGAACTTCGAGCCGCCCATCAGCTTCCGGTTGGCCGACGTGCTCTGCACGAAGACGGCGTACTTCTCCAGGCTGGCGGGCCGGATGCGCACCGTCTCCCCGGGCGGCAGCCCGAGCAGCTCCCGGGCCCGCTCCCCGCTGTAGAGGTCGCCCGTCTTGCGGTCCATGAGCACCACCTCCTTCCCGCCCTGGATGGTCTCCGTCTTGGTGAACGCGTAGAAGCCCCGGCCCGTCTTGAAGCGCAGGCCGTGCTCCTGCACGAAGTCCTTGATGGGCTGCGCCTTGTCCACGTCCAGCACCTGGAAGCGGCCCGGCGGCACCGCGCGCAGGTCCGCCTCGCCGTAGAGCGGCGGCGCCGTGCGCTGGAGCATGGTGCTGAACATCACGTTGAGGCCGCGGCTCATGCGGCCCTCGCGCGCCACTTCCTGCTCAAACGATTGGAGCTGCGCGTCCGAGGACTGCTTGTAGCAGACGGCCAGCAGCAGGTCCGTGACGTGGGCGAACTGGTCCAGGCTCAGGTGGAAGCCGCCCGACTTCTCCGCCAGCTCCTTGTAGAAGGCCGTCGCGTGGCGGCGCGCCAGGGCTTGCACGCCATACACCGGCACCCCCATCCGCCCCAGCGCGGCCACCTCCTCGCGCCAATCCAGCTTGTGGGGGTTCTGCGAGGGCCCGTGGGGCACGTCGTCGCCAATCAATGACTGACGTGCTCATTCCGGTGCCCCCCTCGTGAACGCCGACGAGGACAAATCTACGCGCCGGGGCTGACATGAATCGGGGCTGGAAGTCGACCCGGCGTCACGCCATTGCAGCTGCCGCTTGCCCTGGACGCCGCGCGACCGCAGCATGCGTGCCCATCGTGTCCGCCACCGCCGAGCCCCCATCCCCGCATCGTACGTACACCGAGCGCCGCGCCGCCGCGCAGGCGGACCTGACCGCGCTGGACCGCGTGAGCGCCCGCTACGCCAATTTACGAACACTCGCCTTCCTGGCCGCGGCCGGCGTCGCGGGCTTCGTGCTGGCGGGGCGTCTGCCCAAGGTGTGGTGGTGGGCCAGCGCCGCCGCGGTGGTGCTCTACGGCGTGCTCGCGGTGCTCCACCACCAGGTCTTCCGCCGCGAGGCCCGGGCGAAGCTGTACGTCACGCTCAACGAGCGCGGCCTGGCGCGGCTGGGCCCTGGCTGGCACGACTTCACCGAGCGCGGTGAGCGCTTCCTGTCCCCCAGTCACCTGTACACCCCGGACCTGGATGTCTTCGGCCAGGGCAGCCTCTTCCAGCTCCTCAACGAGACGGCCACCCGCGCCGGTGAAGAACGGCTGGCGGCGTGGCTCTCCGCCCCCGCGTCCGCCCAGGAGGTCGAAGCCAGACAAGGCGCCGCGCGCGAGCTGGCGCAGAACATCGGCTTCCGTCAGGACCTCTGCGTGGACGCGCGGGACGCCTCGCGCGAGAAGGCGGACCCGGCGCAGTTCATCCAGTGGGCGGAGCTGGGCCCGCAGCTCGACGCCATCCGCTGGGCCCGGCCGGTGGCGGTGGTGCTGCCGCTGGTGACGCTGACGCTCTACGTCCTGGGCAAGCTCGAGCTCGTCCCGGCGTCCACCTTCTGGCTGGGCCTGGCCGCGCAGCTCGCCGTGGCCGTCCTCACCCGGCGCCCGCTGAAGGCGATGGATGAAGGCGTGGAGGCGGGTGAGCGCGGCTTCGTGCGCTACGCCCCCCTCTTCGAGCGCGTGGAGGCCCAGCGCTTCGAGCACCCGCGCCTCAAGTCGCTCCAGTCCGGCCTCCAGCAGCCCGGCCAGCCGCCGGTGTCCGCGCACTTCAAGCGCTTCAGCCGGCTGTTCTCCTTCATCGAGTTCAAGCGCCACCAGTTCCACCCGCTGGTTCACTGGCTCACGCTCTGGGACATCCACGCGCACTTCGCGCTGGAGCGCTGGCGCGCGGCCCACGGCAAGCAGCTTCGCCAGTGGTTCGAGGCCCTGGCCGAGCTGGAGGCCCTGTCCTGCGTCGCCGGGCTCGCGCATGACCGGCCGGACTTCGCGTGGCCCGCCATGGCCACCACCGGCCCGTGTGTGGAGGCCACGGCGCTGGGCCACCCGCTGCTGGACGCGCCGGTGCCCAACGACGTGTCCCTGCCCGGCCCCCGGCACGCGCTGCTCATCACCGGCTCCAACATGAGCGGCAAGACGACGCTGATGCGCGCGGTGGGCGCCAACGTGGTGCTGGCGCTGGCCGGCGCGCCGGTGAACGCGAGGTCCTTCCGCCTGTCCCCGCTCCAGACGCTCACCAGCATGCGGGTGAAGGACTCGCTGGAGCGCGGCGTCTCCTACTTCTACGCGGAGGTGCAGCGCATCAAGGCGGTGCTGGACGCGGCGCAGGCGGCGCGCGGCCAGGCGCTCTTCCTCCTGGACGAAATCCTCCTGGGGACGAACACCCGCGAGCGGCAGATTGCCTCGCGTGAAGTCCTCCGGCTGCTGCTGGGCACCGGCGCCATCGGCGCGGTGACGACGCACGACTTGTCCCTGGCGGTGCTCGCGGACGAGCCCGGGGCGCACGTGGTCAACGTCCACTTCCGGGACCACCTGGAGGCCGGGAAGATGGTGTTCGACTACCGGCTGCGCCAGGGCGTGGTGGACACCACCAACGCGCTGCGCGTGCTGCGCCTGGCCGGCGTGCCGGTGGACGACCCGGACGCGTCCGACGCCGCGCGCTGAGCCCCAGGCCGTGGGCGCACCAACGACACGGGCCCCGGGGTTTCCCCCAGGGCCCGCGTTTGAATCAGGAACGCACGCCGGGGCGGTGACTACTTCGCCGCCTCGATGAGGGCCGCGAAGCCCATGCCGCCGCCGATGCACATGGAGACGACACCGTAGCGGCCGTTGCGGCGCTTCAGCTCGCGCAGGATGGTGGCCACCATGCGCGCGCCGGAGACGCCCAGCGGGTGCCCCAGGGCGATGGCGCCGCCGTTGGGGTTCACCTTGTCCAGCGGGATGCCCAGCTCGCGCACGCAGTGCAGGGCCTGCGCCGCGAAGGCCTCGTTCAGCTCGAAGACGTCGATGTCCTCGACCTTGAGCTTGTTCTTCTCCAGCAGCTTGCGGACCGCGGGGACCGGGCCAATGCCCATGACCTCCGGCGGCACGCCCGCCACCGCGGCGTCGATGAAGTAGCCCAGCGGCTTGACGCCCAGCTCCTTCGCCTTGGCCTCGCTCATCACCACCGCGGCGGCGGCGCCGTCCGTCAGCGGGGACGCGTTGCCGGCCGTCACCACGCCCTTGGGGTTGAAGGCCGGGCGCAGCTTGGCCAGGCCCTCCACCGTCGTCTCCGGACGGAGGATGGTGTCCACGGACACGGTGACGTTCTGCGCCACGCCGTCATCGTCGTAGTACGTCGTGGTGACGGGGACGATCTCCTCCTTGAACTTGCCCTGCTCGCGCGCGGTGGCGGCGCGGCGCTGGCTCTCCGCGGCGAACTTGTCCGCGTCCTCGCGCGACACGCTGTAGCGCGTGGCGATGTTCTCCGCGGTGGCGCCCATGGAGGTGTAGACCTCCGGCAGGCGCTCCATCACCTCGGGGTTGGCGCTCGCCTTGTTGCCGCCCATGGGGACCATCGTCATGGACTCGGTGCCACCACCGATGCCCACGTCGTACATCCCCGCCTGGATGGCCTGGGCCACCTGGGCGATGGACTGCGAACCGGAGGAACAGAACCGGTTGATGGTCATCGCGGGCACCGTGACGGGCAGGCCCGCCAGCAGCGTGGCCACGCGGGCCACGTTCATGCCCTGCTCGGCCTCCGGCATGGCACAGCCCAGGACGACGTCACCGATGTCCTCCGGCTTCAGGCCGGGGACCTGGGCGACGGCCTCCTTGATGGCGACGGCGGCCAGGGTATCCGGCCGGGTGTCCTTGAACTCTCCCTTGTGGGCGCGGGTGAAGGGCGTGCGGACCGCGCTGGCAATCACGACTCGACCAGCCATTGTGATGTCTCCTCGCCCGGGGAGCACCCGGGCATTCAGCGAATCTCAGTTTCAGTAGCCTATGGATACTGGCCGGCCGTCAGTTCCGCAGCGGCTTGCCCTTCTCAATCATGTGCTGCAGGCGGTCCTGGGTCTTCTCCTCGCCGCACAGGCTCAGGAAGGCCTCCGCCTCCAGCTCCAGCAGCCGCTCTTCCGTCACGAGCACCGACGGGCTGGTGTTGCCACCCGTGAGCACGGTCGCCAGCT
Proteins encoded in this window:
- a CDS encoding HEAT repeat domain-containing protein, with the translated sequence MSTSELLRWVATKATRSTRDDFDALLARTDFTQVAGQLLQSGTPPEKRTALRGLRELETPEARALARLALRDDAAEVRAMAAGALTHSRDEADWQALLVALDDADASVQHAVMDALARMDPATTSALLLERFGHASTSEQLLALITAQRLRLPDAVALARQGLASPTATTRSAAISLLARQTEEETDGLLLQALTDGAEDVRVEALRALSRRVRVPTSVFVPLLSSATAQVQELALQALVLRRDTSACADIARLLEAPSPSLRRSAIFATGYIRCAGSTPTLLELLARTRAEDERVDLITALSHLGSPEAWAALRGQLLDPAPRIRRAAVSAWTLATAPRDATRLLLERLREDPDAEVRMAIALALAESGRREGARALHLALQDAAPEVRRMAVRTLGRDTRAEAHQALREHQATERDPEVLRELATALDPRQASGNPGAPAERPLFDPAGTGQCVAEWLASPAQHPATDRVYFYEGGHLEHLDAHGQLHALHYTVTGDQLHLQAEDAPERRTAFTVAPMPPTAGDGDAPHRFRLELARDVLTGTDTPRALFCVQAERPDTAPGNGD
- a CDS encoding MutS-related protein codes for the protein MNRGWKSTRRHAIAAAACPGRRATAACVPIVSATAEPPSPHRTYTERRAAAQADLTALDRVSARYANLRTLAFLAAAGVAGFVLAGRLPKVWWWASAAAVVLYGVLAVLHHQVFRREARAKLYVTLNERGLARLGPGWHDFTERGERFLSPSHLYTPDLDVFGQGSLFQLLNETATRAGEERLAAWLSAPASAQEVEARQGAARELAQNIGFRQDLCVDARDASREKADPAQFIQWAELGPQLDAIRWARPVAVVLPLVTLTLYVLGKLELVPASTFWLGLAAQLAVAVLTRRPLKAMDEGVEAGERGFVRYAPLFERVEAQRFEHPRLKSLQSGLQQPGQPPVSAHFKRFSRLFSFIEFKRHQFHPLVHWLTLWDIHAHFALERWRAAHGKQLRQWFEALAELEALSCVAGLAHDRPDFAWPAMATTGPCVEATALGHPLLDAPVPNDVSLPGPRHALLITGSNMSGKTTLMRAVGANVVLALAGAPVNARSFRLSPLQTLTSMRVKDSLERGVSYFYAEVQRIKAVLDAAQAARGQALFLLDEILLGTNTRERQIASREVLRLLLGTGAIGAVTTHDLSLAVLADEPGAHVVNVHFRDHLEAGKMVFDYRLRQGVVDTTNALRVLRLAGVPVDDPDASDAAR
- a CDS encoding thiolase family protein, coding for MAGRVVIASAVRTPFTRAHKGEFKDTRPDTLAAVAIKEAVAQVPGLKPEDIGDVVLGCAMPEAEQGMNVARVATLLAGLPVTVPAMTINRFCSSGSQSIAQVAQAIQAGMYDVGIGGGTESMTMVPMGGNKASANPEVMERLPEVYTSMGATAENIATRYSVSREDADKFAAESQRRAATAREQGKFKEEIVPVTTTYYDDDGVAQNVTVSVDTILRPETTVEGLAKLRPAFNPKGVVTAGNASPLTDGAAAAVVMSEAKAKELGVKPLGYFIDAAVAGVPPEVMGIGPVPAVRKLLEKNKLKVEDIDVFELNEAFAAQALHCVRELGIPLDKVNPNGGAIALGHPLGVSGARMVATILRELKRRNGRYGVVSMCIGGGMGFAALIEAAK